GGCACCAAGGAGCATGAATCCATTCTCGCAATAGAAGCAAAGGCCAGGGATGTGCACATGATGCTGTTACTGCTTGGAGCCAAAGCGGGAAGCCCGCCTCGTCTTGTTCCGATTGATGAGGCTAAGACGCGTTTCCGGGATTATCCGGCTCGAGGTTCAGCGATTGATGTCTCACTTATTGTGACCGGTGAGGATGGTGAATCCACTGAGAGGCCAATCAGTGATTTTATTCGCCATAAGGATGGTGACGCTTTTCCTGAGCAAGCATTTGTCTTTGCTGGTTCAGCTATTGTGCCGAATCCAAATGAAGAGGCATCTCTCTATGTTGCGGACCAGACGGGGCACGTTATTACGCTTGCCAGTTTTGGTGACGAGTTACTGGCTCAGGCTAAAAGTGCCAGTCACGCCAATGAGCATCTGACTTGGGAGGTGAATCCCGAGATACTTCCCGATGTTGGTGAGGAGATCATCTTGCGGCTCAGACCAAGAGCGCTTGAGCCTTAGGTATAGGGCTGGCTAAATTACGATTGATTATCCCATCGGCTAATTACTTGAGAGTGCTCAGCTTGCAGATTATTTTTCAGAATCACTAAGATAGCTTTTGAGGGCGACGCATAGGCGTTTTCCAAATGCTCTTGCTGAGTCCTGATCCACAACTGTACCTTCGGCGTTTGCATAAGGAAACTCAAACGTTGTCACCAGACAGTCAAAATGAGATGCGCTCCAGGTAGAAAATTTAGTCGATAGCTCGCTCTTGTGATTCCAACCTTCTCCTTTGGCCATATCATTGTTCGCTTTATAGGGTAGTTTGTTGTCGTTTTCCGCTTTCTCTAGAGCCTTAGCAAATTTTACCTGCTCTTGCCAATGCAATGGACTTTCCTGACCAACCTGAAAGATCAGTTCATGTCCTCTGCCATAAAGTCCCGGACAATGAATATCAATCAAGGCACACACTTCTTTTTTAGGTAAACTCAATAGAAGTTCCTGAATCGCTGCGATTTCCAGATAGGTGTTTGCTTTGTTTGTCGTGTAATCCTGGTTATGGTCCCGAGGGCTTCTCCCTTTGCCCTGATCTCCTGCTTCAACTCCGTCAATATCCACCAATGGGATGCAGATACAAGTAGTGTTTGATTGGAACCAATGACCGACTTGAGTTTGAGAGAGAAAAGCTTCCATGAAACCTTCTAAGACGTAACTCCCCATCGATTCAGAAGCATGCTGCCGGGCTACAATAACAATTTTCTTTGTGTGCTCCTCCATCTTTCGCCCCAATGTTATCATTGGAACAGGAGTTCCCTTTTTAGTATGTGCTAAGGTCGATATATCGAGGTTCTTGTCCGGCCTGTGATCTTCCAGGAACTCATCCAGGTTTTTCTTCACATAAGGTATCGCATTGGAAAAGAAAACAAGATCCTCTCCCTGTTCAAAAGAATAACTGAATTCTCCATACTCGTCAGGTTGGGAAAGGCCCAGCCATTTCCATTTTGAAAAATCAGTAGAGATCGCGGGGCCATGTACTCCAATGGCACGAGTCCCAGTAAACTTGAATGTCAGTTTTTTGCCACTTGCTCCGCGAACTCGAAAGCACCAATAAAACCAATCCATCATATTATCGCGTAAATCCTGTCTTATAAAGAAAGTGTTTTGCTCTCGACCGGATACAATAATATTACCTCCAGGGAAGTTCGCATCAATAGTGATGCCGTCATTAAATAGTGGTGTTTCGTTGGCTGTATTTCCCTTATTAAGGTGCCTGATATTTTCTTCGCCTCCTTTACCTTCTGGAGTATAAATCAGCTCTGTCGTCAGCATTATTTTGTCGATCCTGGCCCAGAAGCTACTGGTATCAATTACGTCAATCTGACATTCTCCCGCACTGAGCTCAAACTCTCCGCCTGATTGCCATTCAAGTCCATATTTTCCATGGGTTCCAAATGCAATATTCGAAGTTTGGCCATTGATTCCTACCCTGAAATGTCGCTTGCCTGGACTATTGCCAGCGGCATCAAACCCTCTAACCCACAGTCTGTAATTCCCGGGTTTCTCGATCGATATAATCGTTGAATCAGTGGCGTCTGCTAAATCTCTCTTCCGGCCGTCTTGTGCTCCTGACAAACAATCAACCGATGCTTGTCGGCTCATTTTCCAATGTCGTAGCATTGGGAAGTTTTCCGGTTCAATCCATAAGGTTTCTGCAGACATCGTATTCATTAATAAATGATTACATGGCATAGTGATTACAACAAATAGTGCTGTTCTAAAAAAAAATATTAATCTCATTTTACGAATTTCAGTTTCAAATAGCATTTGCGATGTGACCTTGTGATGCTTTGGTCTGGCTTGCGTTATACTTCCATTTCGAATGGAGCTTGCTCTCAGCCTTCTTCGAAAATACCCCGTATTATTCCGCTTCCATGGACTTCGAATCGCTGTCAGCACTGATTGGTCCATCAATATAAGGTCCTAACTCAGAGATGGCTTCACGATAAGCCTTTGGCGATTTGTCTGCTTGGTTTTTAAACCAAATACTGAAGGACGATGCCTGAGGAAAACCCAGTAAGTAAGAGATTTCTTTGATGGGAGTATCTCTCAATTTAAGTAAGCGCTTTGCCTCCCGAAATCTTCGCCGCTGGATAAACTCGTTGGGACTCATTTCAAAAGCTTCAATAAATATCTGTTCCAATCTCCTCCAGCTCAATTGCATCTGATTTTCAATATGGCGCTTATCGAGTGGAGTGCTGAAAGAAATATTTTCGAGTATCTGAATGAACCTCAAACTTCGGGGACTGGTTGAACCGATAATCGTAGATGCTGCTCCTAAAGCTTCGAGTCGATCAACCAAGCTCGCAATCCATTCCTGAAATACATGACGAAACCGCAAGTGAGCTTGTAAGCTGCATTTCTTCTTTTGCATCGCTTCAACAAAAGAAACACTCACTTGGTTTTCTCCATGCAATTGATGAAACAGTTTTTTTGATATCTCATAAAGGCGATCATTCGCCTGTTTGGCATCCTGCAAGTTCAATGAGTTAAATAGAGGTTTTCCGGTCAACCATTCCGCCTCATAGCCAATCGACAGAATGTTGGTTTGAGGATGGATACGCTGCAAGCGAATGCCAGGCTCAACAAAAAACCAATTTCCCGGAAAACAGGAATAGACGCTCTCTCCAAACTTCAAATCAACCTGCCCTTCATGAACCAGAAATGCACTGCTGAGCCCTTCAAAGGGACCATCCCAAGTTTGATGGTTTCCAGCCGGACTTGTCGGTGATTCCCGTACTTGTGCCCAATAAACCCAAAGGAACTCGGTTCTTAGTAGATCCCAAGTGTCTTCGCATTGCATTTTGAACTGGAGCTTATCCATTGGCAAATACCGTATCCAAGCATTACACTGCTTTTAACGGATTTGTCCAATCTTATCAGGAAAGCTTACTTCTCTTACCCACAGTTGAGAAAGTGTTTATAATTCAAAAAAGAATCATACCTCCTTTTCTTTACGACGACAGAAACAGCTGTAAAATAAAACTGTCAAACCAGTGCCAAGACCTATCATTGAAGGTTCTGGTATTGGAGAAACTGTTCCTTCCAATCGGATATTATCAAGATTGATTGCTTTACGTGTATTGGAATCAGCAAAAGCAGCGCTTGATGAGCTATTATCAGACAAAGCGATACGGACTAATGTGCTTTGAGTGATGTTTGACAAGCTGATGCTGTGCGTATCTAATGTGTTGTGAAAACCAGCCGATGAGACAGATGTAGAATCATCACCTTCCATAGTCCAGTTGGTGCCGCCATCTGTCGAAAAGTAAACAGCACTCTCTACGCTTAACCCTCCTGTGGTGTCAGAGCCAGTAAGAATGCGCACATCATACGACAAGTTGGCACTTAGAATCTGATTCCCGGAATCAGGGCTGACCTCAAACTCGAGATAGTCATCATCAAAGACGGCATCAGGGGTCGGCCATACGCCTTGAATCAAAAAGGGGCTGAATTGCAATTCAATATCACCTAGGGCGACAGAACCACCTGCGTTTGTTACGTCAGAAACTGATAGCGTCTTACGTGAATTAGTTCCTGAAAGGGTGCTTGGGATATCAATCCGGTTTGCCCCAGCGACTGGTGCGTTGATCGTGACTCCAGAGGCAGGAGTCGTCGTCGCAGTGCTGAATGTCTGGTTGGTTCCCGGATCTGATGCATTTTCAAAATCCCATTCTACAAGTATGTTTGCACTTGCCGTGAGGGTACAAAGCGAAATCAACGGCAGGAGATGATGTGTCTTTATTTTGATCATATTGTATCGTCTGGAGGTTTACGCAATTGTCATGTGCTCGTAATGCTGGCTATTGAAGCTATAAGTATTCTAAACCATAAGAGTCCCAATCAGGCTGATCGCCGTAAGGTAATCCGATTGAGGCAGGTCCAACGACCGTAGGCTGATGCCTTAATAGAATGACCCACTTCATAGGATTGTTATCAATTTAGAAGGGAGTGATGTAAGCTATAGAAAAATTATCCTAAATGTGCTGTGGATGTATGGTTTATGGCTTTGTAGGGCATTGAAAAGAACAAGTGATGATATCTATTACAACTGTCCTTTGAAGAGTACACCATGTAAAGTCGGTTCAGTTGTATAAAAATGAAAAAAGATTTATCTAAACGAAACTGATGCAGCTTGCTGATGAAACGCTCTTTCGGAGGTTTACATCGAACGCTTCATGTCGAGATTCTTGATTTAAGGAACAAAGGACCAAAATTATGAATTTGAATGTCCGTTAGTCCTGGCTGTTGTCATTCCGCCTGGAATGTCATTCACAATGATCTGTAGGCCCAGTGATGCTGTTCACTAACACTTCTATTTTCGGCTGTGTTGGATGATAACGATCCAGATGTCAGGGCAAGCTACTTATTTCAATGTTCTGCGATTTTCTGGGGGGCTGGAATGTCAAGGATTGTGTTCCTTCTAGATGATGCATCGACCGTCTTTGGGGCATTCATATGCTCCATATTTGTTTGATGTAGCCCTCCCGAGAAAGACGTATGTGGCCTCAGGGGCATTTTGCGGGTAAGATGGCATTGAGTCTGCAGTATCAGGCTTCTAAGAGTTATTAGAGAAATGCAAATTGGCATTAGAAATGTGAAATACATGTAATTAGGGTTATTTATGTTTGCGGGATGGCGGGGGAGGCGATTGAGATTGGCGACGATGGGTAACACTACAGCGACAGATCACTGCTAACTTCGCACTATGGACGTCGAAATTCTATCGCGCATCCAATTCGCATTCACCGTTGCGTTTCACTTTCTTTTTCCACCTTTGACGATTGGCCTTGGCCTGAATCTGGTAGTCATGTCGGCCCTTTGGCTGAAGACGCGGAATCCGCTTTACCACAACATGGCGCGGTTTTGGACGCGTATTTTTGGGCTGATTTTCGCGATAGGGGTGGCCACTGGCATCGTGATGGAGTTCGAGTTTGGCACTAATTGGGCCACTTACTCGCGTTTCGTGGGAGATGTATTTGGTTCTCCTCTGGCGATTGAAGGGATTTACGCGTTCTTCCTGGAATCCGGATTTTTGGCCATTCTGCTCTTTGGTTGGGACAAAGTTGGTCCGAAAACTCACTTTTTTGCCACTTGTATGGTGTCATTGGGGGCTCATTTTAGCGCAATTTGGATTCTGGTGGCCAATTCCTGGATGCAGACTCCGGCCGGTTTTCACTTGGCCAAGAAAGTCAAGGTCACTCCTGACGGAGTTGAGCATCCTTACAGTGCCCAACTGGAGCCTGGCACATTCGAGCTCAAGGAAGTGGCGCTTCCTGATGGTTATATTTTGCAGACTGAGGATCTCGACAGTATCCGGGCCGTTATCACGGACTTTTGGGAGATGGTCTTCAATCCCTCATCAATGGATCGCCTGGCCCACACCATCATCGCCTGCTGGATCACGGGCACCTTTCTGGTTATCAGCATCAGTGCCTACTATTTGCTCAAGAGACGCCATATTCCTTTTGCCAAGGCCAGTATGAAGATCGGGCTAACCATCGGTACGATTGCGGTGCTTCTGCAATTGTGGAGTGCTGACTCGACGGCAAGGGGCGTTTCTGAGAATCAACCAGTCAAGCTCGCGGCGATTGAAGGTCTGGCTGAGTCCACCACCGAAGCACCATTGGGCATCGTAGGCATGGTGACCTGGGATAAGGACGAAGAGGGTACGATTATAGGGATCAACGAGCATTCCATTAAGGTCAAGGGGCTTCTCAGTATTCTGGTTTCGGGAGATTTTCTAAATCCAGTAGAGGCGAGCAAGACGGAGGTGAAAGGCCTGAACCAATTGCCGCCTGACGAATTCCTCTTGGCCCGCTATCCTGGGGCAACTCCAGAGGAGTTGAAGAAGATCCGGCCCGAGTATTGGCCGAACGTACCCGTTGTTTTTCAGACCTATCACATCATGATCGCCTGCGGAATGGCCCTGATCGGTATTTCGCTGTTGGGGTGTTTCATGTGGATGACGGGGAAGCTTTGGCAGCTCGATTGGAAGCTCACGCGCTGGTTCCTGGTCATTTTGGTCTTTTCGGTTTTTCTTCCGCAGATTGCGAACCAGGCCGGCTGGTTTACTGCTGAGATGGGACGACAACCATGGGTGGTTTATGAGCATTTGAAAACCAGTCAGGGCTTATCCGAGGCAGTTCGCGCTGGGCAGGTACTTTTCTCGCTTATTCTTTTTGCGGCGATTTACTTCCTGCTTTTCCTCGTCTTCATTTTCACTTTAAACAATAAAATTCAGCATGGCCCCAGTGATGATATCACTGGCAAGAATTTACCTGAGCGCTGGCGCGCAATAATGATGAAAGGTGGTCGCCAAACCGAATCCTGACCCATGGATCTCAATACGATATGGTTCATTCTTGTCGGTGTTTTATTCACCGGCTATGTCATGCTGGATGGGTTCGACCTTGGAGTTGGTGCTCTGCATCTCTTCACCAAGGGGGACACAGAACGGCGCACAATGCTCAATGCGATTGGTCCGGTTTGGGACGGAAATGAGGTCTGGCTGGTGACAGGTGGTGGCGCACTGTTTGCCGCCTTTCCTGAGGTTTATGCCACAGTTTTTTCCGGATTTTACGAAGCATTCTTCCTGTTGCTTTTTGGTCTGATTTTCCGCGCTGTCGCAATTGAGTTCCGCAGCAAACACCCTCATTCGATGTGGCGAAAGGGATGGGATATCAGTTTTGCCTGTGGCAGTATTGCATCTGCATTTCTAATAGGTGTTGCGATGGGAAATGTGGTCTGGGGTATTCCACTTGATACCAACCATGAGTACACTGGCACTTTTTTGACTCAGTTAAATCCCTATTCACTCTTTATGGGCGTGAGCACTGTGGCGTTGTTCGCCATGCACGGGAATATCTACCTGATCATGAAAACAGAGGGCGAGCTACAGGAGAAGTTGCGGCGCTGGGTCAAAATCACGATCCCCATCTTCGTTGTTTGTTTTCTGATTTTTGGCATACTGACACCTTTCGTTTGCCCGCAAATCAAAGCGGCTTTCATCGATCGACCGATACCGCTTATCATTACATTTACACTGGCCTTGCTGGTGGTGGCCAACATTCCAAGGGAAATTCACAAAGGCCGTGAGTTTAATGCGTTCCTCAGTTCATGTGGTTGCATGACCTTTTTGATGATGACTTTTGGGATCAGCGTTTATCCCAACATGGTTTTTTCCAATCCCGATCTGGCCAATAGCCTGACCATTTACAACGGCTCATCGACTGACAAGACACTTGGATTTATGCTTATCATAGCAATCATCGGTGTTCCAATCGTCCTGACTTACACCGCATGCGTTTATTACATCTTCCGTGGCAAAGTCGTGCTGACGGATGAGAGCTACTAGCACTGTTTCGTTAAACGACATGTGTACGGTAGAGTTTTTGACAGAATTAACGGAATTTATAGAATTGGGTTACTAAATTTCCTTAATTCCGTTAATTCTGTCAAAAATAGCGTCACGATGTTGTTCTTAGATTCTGAATCTAATGTTTTAAAATCATGTTTACCGGATTAGTAGAAGAGACAGGTAAAGTCGTTGCCTTTGAGGAAGGGGCGAACTCATGGAAACTCACCCTTGAAGCAACGCTGGTTCTGGGCGATCTGGCTATTGGAGACAGTCTGGCGTGCAATGGCTGCTGTCTGACAGTGACTGAGATTCATGGAAATCACCTTGTTTTCGATTTACTGGATGAAACGGTCCGTTTGACCTCATTTCATCGCTATGGTGTTGGTGATCTGATTAATTTGGAGCGTAGTCTGGCAGTTGGAGCTCGGATGGGGGGACACTTTGTGTCGGGCCACGTTGATACTAAAGGCCAGGTCGAAGTCTTTGAAGAGCGCGGAAAAAGCACCTATCTTAAGGTTCAGTCACCTTCTGAGTTCCTAAAGTATCTGGCCTACAAGGGCAGCATTACAATCGATGGCATATCACTGACCGTAGCTGAAGTTCATGAAGATGGCTTTAGTGTTTGGCTTATACCGCATACCATTGCAGTGACAAACCTGCATCAGCGACAAGTAAAAGACCCCGTCAATCTTGAGTTTGATCTCTTGGCGAAGTACGTCGAACGCATTGTTCAGAAGGGCTAACTTCGAGCTTTTACCGCTTCTTTAGGCCTAATCAACGCTCTTGGACGTAAGCTCTCTGTTAAAATAGGATATTTGGAGCGAATTGATTAAGAAAGTGTTGAATCTTCCGTTTTCATTTTCACCTTGCTCGGTAGGGGAGAAGGATCATTGTTCCAGTTACCCTTCAGACTTATATTTCAACTTATCAACCCTGTAAAATTCACGATTACACCGTGGGCGCGAAGAAAACGGCAAACATACTGGTAGTAGACGACCAGCCTATTAATATTAAACTGCTTCAACGTAAGTTGGAGCGCGAAGGCTATGACGTTTCCACTGCCTATAATGGCTTGGAGTGTCTTCAAGTCGTGAAGGAAAGAAAGCCGGATCTCATCCTCCTGGACGTAATGATGCCTGAAATGGATGGCATCGAGGCCTGTGCCAAGCTCAAGGAGAGTGAGGAAACGGAGACGATTCCAATTATTTTCATCACCGCTAAGTCGTCCAAAGAAGGAAAACTCGAGGGCTTGGAGGTCGGAGCAGTCGACTACATCACCAAGCCTATTGATTTAGAGGAAACATTGGCCCGGGTTAGAACTCAGCTGCGCTTTCAGGAAATCCACCGCGAGAATCTGGAACTGCAAATGCGTTTGGCTGAATCACGCCGGACTGCAGCTGTTGGTGCGATCACTCAGGGAATTGCTCATAATCTCAACAATTTGCTTGGAGTCGTCGTTGGGTACCTCGATTTACTTAAGAACGGTTTTGACAGTCCGGATATGGTCAAGCGTAGTGTTTCCCTGATGGATCAGGCTATCTCGCGTATGGTCAACATTATCCGTCAGTTGAGCACTATTGCGACCCATGAGAAAATCCAGCTTGCGCCAGCTAATCTCCGCGCATTGCTTGAGTCGACGATTGAACGTTTTAAGTCCGAATATGGGATTGAGGCAAATGTCACGATCAACAACGAACTGGCTCCGGATTTTGAACTGCCAGCAAATGTTGAGGTTTTTGAAAGCCTTATTGGTAAGCTCCTAATCAACGCCTGGGAGGCTTATCCAAAGAATGAACCGAACGAAAGTCGTGATGTTTGGATCGACGTCAGCTCGGATAAGGTCGGCGATGCCGAGTACCTCTACATTCGTATTCACGATGATGGTGAAGGTATCGATGAATCTGTCGCCGATAACTTGTTTGAACCATTTATTACCACAAAGACCTCGGTAGGTCGTGGATTGGGACTGACGATGGCACGCCACACCATTCGTAACATTCATGGTGAGCTGGAGGTTGAGGATAAGGAAGACGGTGGAGTCGTTGCCACGCTTTCATGCCTTTTAAGTGAGCCGCCAGCTGAAGAAGATGATGAAGCCTTTACGGCCGACTCTGATGGGATGGTTGTTCAGCAGTAATGAGCCAGATTGGATTTATTGGAGCCGGACGCATGGCCTCTGCCATGGTCGAAGGAATTTTACGCGACCAGGTTTTTCAAGCTAATGAAGTCGCCTGCACTTGTGGTGACGATCCGACCGGGCCCGATCTCGCGGCGAGGACTGGCATCAGCTACCAGGCTGATCTCAATGCGCTGGTAACTGAGTCAGATGTCATCGTTCTTGCATGCAAACCGCAACAATTCGCCGGTTTGGATGAAAGTTTGAATGCGGCAGCAGAGGGTAAGCTGGTGATATCGATTTTGGCAGGGACAACATTGGAGCGTCTGAATAAGAAATTTCCTCTGGCGAGAAATATTGTCCGTTCGATGCCAAATACGCCTGGTCAAATAGGAGCAGGCATTACCGGATTTGCGTCGTTCAGTGAATTATCTGCACAAGATGGATCTACTGTCACAAAAATTCTGGAGTCTTTGGGCACTGTGGTTTCGCTCGAAGAAAAGCAGCTGGATGCCGTCACGGCTGTTAGCGGCAGTGGTCCTGCTTACATCTTTGAGTTTACCGCAGGTTTGCGTGAAGCAGCTGAGAAATCTGGTTTGGATTCAGTGACAGCTGATGCATTAGCCCGCGAAACTCTAATTGGGGCGGCTTTGCTCATGCAGCAAAGCAAGATTGATCCTGTGGAGTTGCGGAAAATGGTGACTTCGCCTGGTGGGACAACGCAAGCGGCCTTAGAGTCTTTTGAGGAGGATGGTTTACGGAACATCATTAGTCGTGCCGTCGAAGCCGCCTGTAAGCGTTCGGTCGAGTTGGCTAAAGCTTGATTACACTAGCAGCGGCAAACTACATTTTAAAGAACCATAACTGATTGAAGACTGATGTCATTGGACAAAAAGATAATCGTAACTGGAGGTGCCGGTTTTATTGGGAGCGCTTTGATTTGGGCACTGAACCAACGGGGCATCGATAATATACTAGTCACCGATGTGCTTGGTTCGGATGAGAAATGGAAGAACCTGGTGCCCTTGAAGTTTGATGATTACGTCGAAGCGGATCGTTTGCGGCAGGTGCTACCCGTGCTTGAATCTGAAGTCTCTGCTATTTTTCATCTCGGTGCTTGTTCGGCGACTACTGAACGTGATTGTCGTTACCTCATTGAGAACAACTACGAATACACGAAGATTCTAGCTCACTGGGCTCTGGAGAATGACTCACGTTTTGTTTATGCTTCATCTGCTGCAACCTATGGCGATGGTGCCGAAGGGATGGATGACAAGGATGATGACCTTAACCGGCTCCGTCCTTTGAACATGTATGGCTATTCCAAGCATATGTTCGATCTTTATGCGCAAAAGCATGGATTCCTCGATAAAATCGTCGGACTCAAATACTTCAATGTATACGGGCCGAACGAGGATCATAAAGGCGATATGCGTAGTGTGGTTCATAAAGCTTACGGTCAGATTCGCGAAACGGGATCGGTCAATCTTTTCAAAAGCTATCATCCCGACTACAAAGATGGTGAGCAAATGCGTGATTTCTATTACGTTAAGGACGCAGTTGCTGCTACGATTCATTTAGCAGAGACCTCATCCGCTGGTGGTCTTTTTAACCTCGGATCGGGAGAGGCGAATACCTGGCTCTCTCTCGTTAAGCCGATCTTCGCAGCACTTGAAATTCCGGAGAAGATTGATTTCATCGAAATGCCTGAACAATTGCGCGGAAAGTATCAATATTATACTAAAGCCGATACCACCAAGCTGGATGCAACAGGTTTTGAAGGACTTCAATATTCGCTCGCCGAAGCGGTTACCGATTATGTCAAAGGTTACCTGGTCACGAGGAATCGTCTTGGCGATTGATTTCTGACGCGAATCTCTAGCTTACGGGGCATATGAGTGTTGGTGATGCAATTAATGCGTTTTTCTCCGCGCGTTAAGAACTTATATTATCAGCAGAACTGATTGATCGATAAGTCGTGAGACTGATTCACTGATAAGCGGCTTTA
The Rubellicoccus peritrichatus DNA segment above includes these coding regions:
- a CDS encoding AraC family transcriptional regulator, with the translated sequence MDKLQFKMQCEDTWDLLRTEFLWVYWAQVRESPTSPAGNHQTWDGPFEGLSSAFLVHEGQVDLKFGESVYSCFPGNWFFVEPGIRLQRIHPQTNILSIGYEAEWLTGKPLFNSLNLQDAKQANDRLYEISKKLFHQLHGENQVSVSFVEAMQKKKCSLQAHLRFRHVFQEWIASLVDRLEALGAASTIIGSTSPRSLRFIQILENISFSTPLDKRHIENQMQLSWRRLEQIFIEAFEMSPNEFIQRRRFREAKRLLKLRDTPIKEISYLLGFPQASSFSIWFKNQADKSPKAYREAISELGPYIDGPISADSDSKSMEAE
- the proC gene encoding pyrroline-5-carboxylate reductase — encoded protein: MSQIGFIGAGRMASAMVEGILRDQVFQANEVACTCGDDPTGPDLAARTGISYQADLNALVTESDVIVLACKPQQFAGLDESLNAAAEGKLVISILAGTTLERLNKKFPLARNIVRSMPNTPGQIGAGITGFASFSELSAQDGSTVTKILESLGTVVSLEEKQLDAVTAVSGSGPAYIFEFTAGLREAAEKSGLDSVTADALARETLIGAALLMQQSKIDPVELRKMVTSPGGTTQAALESFEEDGLRNIISRAVEAACKRSVELAKA
- a CDS encoding cytochrome ubiquinol oxidase subunit I, encoding MDVEILSRIQFAFTVAFHFLFPPLTIGLGLNLVVMSALWLKTRNPLYHNMARFWTRIFGLIFAIGVATGIVMEFEFGTNWATYSRFVGDVFGSPLAIEGIYAFFLESGFLAILLFGWDKVGPKTHFFATCMVSLGAHFSAIWILVANSWMQTPAGFHLAKKVKVTPDGVEHPYSAQLEPGTFELKEVALPDGYILQTEDLDSIRAVITDFWEMVFNPSSMDRLAHTIIACWITGTFLVISISAYYLLKRRHIPFAKASMKIGLTIGTIAVLLQLWSADSTARGVSENQPVKLAAIEGLAESTTEAPLGIVGMVTWDKDEEGTIIGINEHSIKVKGLLSILVSGDFLNPVEASKTEVKGLNQLPPDEFLLARYPGATPEELKKIRPEYWPNVPVVFQTYHIMIACGMALIGISLLGCFMWMTGKLWQLDWKLTRWFLVILVFSVFLPQIANQAGWFTAEMGRQPWVVYEHLKTSQGLSEAVRAGQVLFSLILFAAIYFLLFLVFIFTLNNKIQHGPSDDITGKNLPERWRAIMMKGGRQTES
- the cydB gene encoding cytochrome d ubiquinol oxidase subunit II, coding for MDLNTIWFILVGVLFTGYVMLDGFDLGVGALHLFTKGDTERRTMLNAIGPVWDGNEVWLVTGGGALFAAFPEVYATVFSGFYEAFFLLLFGLIFRAVAIEFRSKHPHSMWRKGWDISFACGSIASAFLIGVAMGNVVWGIPLDTNHEYTGTFLTQLNPYSLFMGVSTVALFAMHGNIYLIMKTEGELQEKLRRWVKITIPIFVVCFLIFGILTPFVCPQIKAAFIDRPIPLIITFTLALLVVANIPREIHKGREFNAFLSSCGCMTFLMMTFGISVYPNMVFSNPDLANSLTIYNGSSTDKTLGFMLIIAIIGVPIVLTYTACVYYIFRGKVVLTDESY
- a CDS encoding YdjY domain-containing protein, with protein sequence MNAEVADEPIEEGSIEIPSLPHVRLNLEERSVDVDAVVCLNDGMLELIACTKGTKEHESILAIEAKARDVHMMLLLLGAKAGSPPRLVPIDEAKTRFRDYPARGSAIDVSLIVTGEDGESTERPISDFIRHKDGDAFPEQAFVFAGSAIVPNPNEEASLYVADQTGHVITLASFGDELLAQAKSASHANEHLTWEVNPEILPDVGEEIILRLRPRALEP
- the rfaD gene encoding ADP-glyceromanno-heptose 6-epimerase yields the protein MSLDKKIIVTGGAGFIGSALIWALNQRGIDNILVTDVLGSDEKWKNLVPLKFDDYVEADRLRQVLPVLESEVSAIFHLGACSATTERDCRYLIENNYEYTKILAHWALENDSRFVYASSAATYGDGAEGMDDKDDDLNRLRPLNMYGYSKHMFDLYAQKHGFLDKIVGLKYFNVYGPNEDHKGDMRSVVHKAYGQIRETGSVNLFKSYHPDYKDGEQMRDFYYVKDAVAATIHLAETSSAGGLFNLGSGEANTWLSLVKPIFAALEIPEKIDFIEMPEQLRGKYQYYTKADTTKLDATGFEGLQYSLAEAVTDYVKGYLVTRNRLGD
- a CDS encoding riboflavin synthase — translated: MFTGLVEETGKVVAFEEGANSWKLTLEATLVLGDLAIGDSLACNGCCLTVTEIHGNHLVFDLLDETVRLTSFHRYGVGDLINLERSLAVGARMGGHFVSGHVDTKGQVEVFEERGKSTYLKVQSPSEFLKYLAYKGSITIDGISLTVAEVHEDGFSVWLIPHTIAVTNLHQRQVKDPVNLEFDLLAKYVERIVQKG
- a CDS encoding response regulator, coding for MGAKKTANILVVDDQPINIKLLQRKLEREGYDVSTAYNGLECLQVVKERKPDLILLDVMMPEMDGIEACAKLKESEETETIPIIFITAKSSKEGKLEGLEVGAVDYITKPIDLEETLARVRTQLRFQEIHRENLELQMRLAESRRTAAVGAITQGIAHNLNNLLGVVVGYLDLLKNGFDSPDMVKRSVSLMDQAISRMVNIIRQLSTIATHEKIQLAPANLRALLESTIERFKSEYGIEANVTINNELAPDFELPANVEVFESLIGKLLINAWEAYPKNEPNESRDVWIDVSSDKVGDAEYLYIRIHDDGEGIDESVADNLFEPFITTKTSVGRGLGLTMARHTIRNIHGELEVEDKEDGGVVATLSCLLSEPPAEEDDEAFTADSDGMVVQQ
- a CDS encoding M14-type cytosolic carboxypeptidase gives rise to the protein MSAETLWIEPENFPMLRHWKMSRQASVDCLSGAQDGRKRDLADATDSTIISIEKPGNYRLWVRGFDAAGNSPGKRHFRVGINGQTSNIAFGTHGKYGLEWQSGGEFELSAGECQIDVIDTSSFWARIDKIMLTTELIYTPEGKGGEENIRHLNKGNTANETPLFNDGITIDANFPGGNIIVSGREQNTFFIRQDLRDNMMDWFYWCFRVRGASGKKLTFKFTGTRAIGVHGPAISTDFSKWKWLGLSQPDEYGEFSYSFEQGEDLVFFSNAIPYVKKNLDEFLEDHRPDKNLDISTLAHTKKGTPVPMITLGRKMEEHTKKIVIVARQHASESMGSYVLEGFMEAFLSQTQVGHWFQSNTTCICIPLVDIDGVEAGDQGKGRSPRDHNQDYTTNKANTYLEIAAIQELLLSLPKKEVCALIDIHCPGLYGRGHELIFQVGQESPLHWQEQVKFAKALEKAENDNKLPYKANNDMAKGEGWNHKSELSTKFSTWSASHFDCLVTTFEFPYANAEGTVVDQDSARAFGKRLCVALKSYLSDSEK